The Anopheles merus strain MAF chromosome 2L, AmerM5.1, whole genome shotgun sequence genome has a segment encoding these proteins:
- the LOC121591456 gene encoding aromatic-L-amino-acid decarboxylase → MDSKEFRRRGTEMVEYICNYLETLEQRRVTPCVEPGYLKHQLPDEAPEEPEPWEKIMQDVEDKIMPGVTHWQHPRFHAYFPSGNSFPSILGDMLSDGIGCIGFSWAASPACTELETIVLDWLGKAIGLPDSFLALKPGSRGGGVIQTSASECVLVTMLAARAQAIKYLKQQHPFVEEGHLLSKLMAYCSKEAHSCVEKAAMISFVKLRILEPDEKCCLRADTLIKAMEEDEQQGLIPFFVSTTLGTTGSCAFDDLAEIGEALQRFPSVWLHVDAAYAGNAFICPELKYLLKGIQYADSFNTNPNKWLLTNFDCSTLWVRDRIRLTSALVVDPLYLQHGYTDSAIDYRHWGVPLSRRFRSLKLWFVLRSYGISGLQAYIRHHIELAKRFEALVLKDSRFEVCNEVRLGLVCFRLKGTDRINEKLLSSINASGKLHMVPASVNDTYVIRFCAVAQNAKVEDIDYAWDVITDFASEILEKEQADEVSEIVDRRKTHTLAQKRSFFVRMVSDPKIYNPAINKAQTPHRMSTELTSPGHDGTVVKVQSPKTPGSATWISWPLAFLFASADDGTKNDVTLRFRHLDTMMRLSASRRNSATGGSSPSPEAENGITLLKSPKKSPILMRKRGSSPNPPPTAAVGANNGSAK, encoded by the exons ATGGATAGTAAAGAGTTCCGACGCCGCGGTACCGAGATGGTGGAGTACATCTGCAACTatctggaaacgttggagcaGCGCCGAGTAACGCCGTGCGTTGAGCCCGGCTATCTGAAGCACCAGCTGCCCGACGAGGCGCCGGAAGAACCGGAACCCTGGGAAAAGATCATGCAGGACGTGGAGGACAAGATCATGCCGGGCGTAACGCACTGGCAGCATCCGCGCTTTCACGCCTACTTTCCGTCCGGTAACTCGTTCCCCTCGATACTGGGTGACATGCTGAGCGATGGGATCGGGTGTATCGGGTTTTCGTGGGCGGCCAGCCCGGCCTGTACCGAGCTGGAGACGATCGTGCTGGATTGGTTGG GCAAAGCAATTGGACTGCCCGATTCGTTTCTGGCACTTAAACCCGGCAGCCGTGGTGGTGGCGTTATACAG ACGTCCGCGTCGGAGTGTGTGCTGGTAACGATGCTGGCCGCCCGGGCCCAAGCGATCAAGTAtctgaagcagcagcacccgtTCGTCGAGGAGGGCCACCTGCTGTCCAAGCTGATGGCGTACTGCTCGAAGGAGGCGCACAGCTGCGTCGAAAAGGCGGCCATGATCAGCTTCGTCAAGCTGCGCATCCTCGAGCCGGACGAAAAGTGTTGCCTGCGGGCGGACACACTGATAAAG GCAATGGAGGAAGACGAACAGCAGGGTTTGATACCGTTCTTCGTGTCGACCACGCTCGGTACGACGGGTTCGTGTGCGTTCGACGATCTGGCCGAGATCGGGGAGGCACTGCAGCGCTTCCCAAGCGTCTGGCTGCACGTGGATGCGGCCTACGCCGGCAATGCGTTCATCTGCCCCGAGCTGAAGTACCTGCTGAAGGGCATTCAGTACGCGGACTCGTTCAACACCAACCCGAACAAGTGGCTGCTGACGAACTTTGACTGCTCGACGCTGTGGGTGCGCGATCGCATCCGCCTGACGTCGGCGCTAGTCGTCGATCCGCTGTATCTGCAGCACGGGTACACCGATTCGGCGATCGACTATCGGCACTGGGGCGTACCGCTCAGCCGCCGGTTTCGTTCGCTCAAGCTGTGGTTCGTGCTGCGCAGCTACGGCATCTCCGGGCTGCAGGCGTACATCCGGCACCATATCGAGCTGGCCAAGCGGTTCGAGGCGCTCGTGCTGAAGGACAGCCGATTCGAGGTGTGCAACGAGGTGCGGCTCGGGCTGGTCTGCTTCCGGCTGAAGGGCACGGACCGGATCAACGAGAAGCTGCTGAGCAGCATCAATGCGTCCGGCAAGCTGCACATGGTGCCGGCATCCGTCAACGATACGTACGTCATACGGTTCTGTGCCGTGGCGCAAAATGCCAAGGTTGAGGATATtg ACTACGCCTGGGACGTCATAACGGATTTCGCCTCGGAAATACTGGAAAAGGAGCAGGCGGACGAGGTCAGCGAGATCGTCGATCGGCGCAAAACGCACACGCTCGCCCAGAAGCGCTCGTTCTTCGTGCGCATGGTTAGCGATCCGAAGATCTACAATCCGGCCATCAACAAGGCTCAGACGCCGCACCGTATGTCCACCGAGTTGACCTCACCGGGACACGATGGAACCGTGGTGAAGGTACAGTCACCCAA GACACCCGGTTCAGCGACATGGATCAGCTGGCCATTGGCATTCCTATTCGCGTCCGCCGATGATGGCACGAAGAATGATGTCACACTCAG ATTCCGCCACCTTGACACGATGATGCGACTATCGGCTTCACGGCGCAACTCCGCCACCGGCGGATCGTCCCCATCGCCCGAAGCCGAAAACGGTATTACCCTGCTGAAGTCGCCCAAAAAATCCCCGATTCTGATGCGAAAGCGTGGCTCATCGCCGAACCCACCACCGACGGCGGCGGTGGGTGCGAACAATGGCTCGGCCAAGTAA
- the LOC121591464 gene encoding uncharacterized protein LOC121591464, with amino-acid sequence MDREEDFDISKRDAKRLAEPLIKAAYADGIDAGRQVHYQRNFDEGYRKGFAAGFEHGQHQARRALEEQGRRPAATGGGGGS; translated from the coding sequence ATGGATCGGGAGGAAGACTTTGACATCTCCAAGCGAGATGCGAAGCGGCTGGCGGAACCGCTCATTAAGGCCGCCTACGCGGACGGTATCGATGCCGGGCGGCAAGTGCACTATCAGCGCAATTTTGACGAGGGCTACCGGAAAGGGTTCGCCGCCGGATTCGAGCACGGTCAGCACCAGGCCCGGCGAGCACTGGAGGAGCAAGGGAGAAGACCGGCAGcaaccggtggtggtggtggtagctgA